Genomic DNA from Hordeum vulgare subsp. vulgare chromosome 2H, MorexV3_pseudomolecules_assembly, whole genome shotgun sequence:
CGGGGCCGCGATGACGTGGTCGAACTCAAGTCCGACCCCTTTTTTGTGTGCTCGCATGTGTGTCGGTCGCTGGCGAATGCGCCAGCATGAACTATGTGGTGATATTCTTTAAAGCCGGCATTGTATGCCAGCGCTCGCATGGTGCAAGCATGAGACGTGACTGCTCATATAATTTATGGCCGCGGGCCTTTTTTAAAAATTGTGTGCGGACATGAAATGGATCGATGCGTTGGACGCATTGTCGACCTAAATCTAGAACAGTGCGGACGTCGGGCGGACGGCCATCCCAAACGGATAAAAAAATGAACAAAAGGTCGATCAGTTGAATTTGCTCTTACTAAAAAATAGATAAATAAATTAGTCTCTAGCCATTTGCAAATCGTGTGTCTGCAGTGAAGAGCTAGGTAGCTTGCATGTGCATAATTCACATGACATGTCGTTTGGCATTTCGTATGTTGATGATGGAAGATTGTCGAGAGAGATACGCCAAGAGCCAAAAGAAACGCGTACTACTGGTATATGTACTGCTAGCTAGCTATGCACTCAAATTAAGACAAAGGGGGCTCACTCATGACGACTGATGGTCCTTGCATCCTGTGAACCGTCGAACGTGTTGTGTGCCTGCCCCTCTTTTAAACTCTTCAGTTTATTACACCACTTGTCTTTTCCAAGTGCGTCTGTTCATGATTACATAAGGATGTCACTACTTCATTAGCccataatatttttttaaattagcATGGACTTGAATTGTACCCCTCTGTTAACAAATATAAGATGTATATATAGGTACACACACATGTTCTAGTCGAAAGTCATATTCTACTCCCGAGCTCAAATGCTCCCTTATGATCAGTAAAACTGAAAAAATAgtaaacaaaaatgaaaaaaaatgtgaATTTTCTTTGTGAAAAACTTTGACATTTTTTTTACATACATACTAAAATCCAGCCCGAAATACCATTAATGAAAGTCACAGCGAAAAAACCAAGTCAACTATCAAACAAGTATTCAAAACTAGCATTTTTGGAGCATTGATTTTTTTTTACCACGGCTTCCACAAATGTTATTTAAAGCTGAATTTTTGCAAACATATAAAACATTTGTTAAAGTTTATCATAATTGTTTTTATGAGGGAGCATATGAGCTCGGGAGCAAAAACTCCATGTCTCGCTTTAGTGTATTTGTTCACTTATTTTAGTGCATATATTGTTTATATTAAGATAtgcaaaacatcttatattttgaaCGGAGGGAATAGTATTTGTTTGTGTGGAACTTCATGTTGTATATTTGTGCTACTCCCTACGAAAGTTGTACTAAAGCAACGGCAGTTAGTATTTATTTAGGGATCATTAGCTAGTTATGCATGTAATAGTATATTTATATTCTTGTATGTATTATTTTTTGACATGTTATATGAATGTGTGAGTACAATACATGCATGCAGCATGCGTACTCCCGGTCCCGATCCATGTTGGAAAGGAACAAGAGAATTGCTTGGTGACATGCGGGCGAGGGCTCCACCGTGAATCGTACGTGGCACACCTGTAGCTGGCAATTTGGTGGGCCCAAGTGCACAAGCGGACACGTGTGAGGTCACAACAGGTTACGCCTGCGGGCCCACATCATGCTGGCAGTCACGTGGGCAGTTCGTACCATCTCATCTCGCTGTTGTGCAGACGTCATGGCCGCCGAAACTGCCCCGCGCACACGGAGATCCTACACAGCAAGTTGAGCACCGCTCGGGTGTATATATATAGCGGCTGCCCGCCCATGGATTCCATTCCACTCCAGCCGGGTGGAGTTCATCCCAACCACACAACTTCTCGTAGCCTTACTCTCCTTTTTTTTTCCCTTACCTTTTGGGGAAAAAGAGTTAGTTTTGTGTACACGGCAGACACTATAGTAGGCTTTTTTGTGTGAGTTGATTAAAAAGCTTCAATCATTTGTTTCATCTCTAGCTAGCCAGTAGCAAAGATTCTTCgtttcttttctttgctttgctttgcttgccATCCATCCATATATTTATAGGGAGGGAGAGGCACTCTCTAGCTAGTTGATTCCAACTTCCCAAAGCTAGGTGGGCGGCCAGTGATATCGATCCATGGGGAAGGGCCGTAGCTGCAGGTACGGATCAGAGCGGCTGCTCTACCCCGTCCAGGTCAGCGGTGGCGGTCACCTCGCCGATATGGACGAGGAGGACGTCTGGTCGGTGCTCGCGGCGCCCGCGCCCGACTCCAACCGCTCCACCGGCATGGGCAGGCAACCCGAGCAAgagcgtcgcgggcggtggaccgcAGGGGGGCTGTCCCTGGCGTTCGAGGCAACCGCGTCCGCGCCGGCCGGGCGTCACCATCATCACGTGGCCAGCTCGGCGCCTGTGAAGGTGCCCGAGTGGCCGGCGGGCAGGTTCCCGGCTGGCGCTGGCGGCGAGCAGCACGGCTACGGCGTGAGCTGCCGTGACGAGGAGGGGGAGTGGATGGCGCCGCACGAGTACCTGCAGGCCCAGGCACGGAGCAGCGGGCGCGGCACGGCTGCGCCGTCTGTGTTCGAAGGCGTGGGGAGGACGCTGAAAGGGCGCGACCTCAGCCGGGTGCGCGACGCCGTCTGGAGCAACACCGGATTCTTCGGCTAAGCAAAGCAAGCACCGTCCGTACCCCCACCCCATCATCGTCTCGTGTCTGCCCCGTTAAGCGAGCTAGCTACTCATGAGCTCGGAGCTAAGGGCAATCGTTGGATCATTCGTTATAAGTTGCATGTACTCTTCTCAATTACTCCGTATTAAGTAGGATAGAAGAAGGTGTCGGAAAATATGAAGAAAAAAAATTAGGTGATTGATTAATTATTCCTGCAGTATGGAGTATGTAGCTGCTGCAGGTAGAGTTTTGGGTCTGTTTCGATTATATTGGGTTGTGTGCTATccttagctagctagctagctgccgATATCGTCAGTTTGTGTCACAATGATCGTCGACCTTCTCccccaaaaagaaaaaacaatcTGATTATTATTAGCTGAAAGTGATCGTGCTGGCGTATGTGTAGCCTTTctgttgtactccctccattcataAATAGGAGTATACTTTTTTAAAAATTACACTGTTATtacgtacggatgtatatagatatattttaaggtatagattcatttattttattttgtatgtagtttataataaaaaaaattaacttatatttgaaaacagATGAAGTATTACTAACTGAAAGTTTTCCTTGAAAGTATTTCTCACTGTATACACGCACTAGAGACGACTAGTGGTAACTGGGCGCGCGGACAGGAGCGGAGGAGCGTGCGTAGAGTAGGAGGGATCCGGCCAGGGATATCCGTGAGCATTGTGATGAAGTGAAGGACGCGTCCAGCTCTGTGTGGACCGTGCTGTGCACGTACGCTTGGATTGACAGGCACGAGACAGCACtgaccaccagcagcagcagcaggaggaggcaGGCAAGCTGATAGAGTGGTACTAGTACGTACGTGAGTGAACAGGAACAGTTACAAGAGGCAGGCACAGGCACAGTGAAGTGAGAGCGAGCATCGAGGAATCATCATCCGAGCGCAGTAATTGTTGTCGACTGACTCCCCACAGCCATGGGCACACACCTTTTTGGGGAAAGTGACTTGCCCTATTTTGCATCCATCTCCACCCCGGTAGCGCTTGACGTGCACCCGCCAAGGCGCCAAGTGCTCCGGCTGTCCGGCAGCCACACATAATGCGTTAACTCATGTTGACTCAATATTTCAGTTAAGAGAAAAACACATTATGTCGTTTTTGTACCGTATGTacatttgtttttattattaatataaaatatacCATAGAACAATTGGTTAAAAAATgatagaaagaaagaaaaaaagaaaaacacaacATCTTACACCTTGTTTCAGCGTAATATTATCTTACACCTACATTTGCTTACGTGGACGTAGATCGATGGTGCGAGGGCTATGTCTCGCCTATACCGATCCGTAATATGAATTGCCTACGAGCGAACGACCACTGCATACCTGGTCA
This window encodes:
- the LOC123430139 gene encoding uncharacterized protein LOC123430139 yields the protein MGKGRSCRYGSERLLYPVQVSGGGHLADMDEEDVWSVLAAPAPDSNRSTGMGRQPEQERRGRWTAGGLSLAFEATASAPAGRHHHHVASSAPVKVPEWPAGRFPAGAGGEQHGYGVSCRDEEGEWMAPHEYLQAQARSSGRGTAAPSVFEGVGRTLKGRDLSRVRDAVWSNTGFFG